A window from uncultured Desulfobacter sp. encodes these proteins:
- a CDS encoding AarF/ABC1/UbiB kinase family protein yields MMNSTPTTKLGRALAGGKTAAKTGGALLGYYAKRPFLSSQRRQIERTKAQEKSARSLFSGLTLLKGTALKVAQQLSLETGMLPEAVCRELSRAYHQVPPINKALVIKVVQKELGAAPEELFESFDLEAFAAASLGQVHRATAGDGRRLAVKIQYPGIAHTIENDMALVRQMLRPLVSGHQLMPALAEVTARLKEEVDYLQEAENITCFKKRLNVEGVCLPEVHRDLTTRSVLSLTRLPGVPLDVWLSGSPTQKARQIVARRLNDIFLTALYQCRVIHADPNPGNFIIDDDLNVGLVDFGCVKHLGPEFIEQYRQLVISAAHDDKSNHYQAMMDIGMLPQKQDDETECEIRAVSDEICNWFGALYQSELFDFEARPEFMAQGKAVMQRCQRLHRHINVHPDFIFLERTRYGLFRLFDQMAVKISFRNPYEW; encoded by the coding sequence ATGATGAATAGTACCCCCACCACTAAGCTTGGCCGCGCCCTGGCCGGTGGAAAGACTGCCGCCAAAACAGGCGGAGCCTTGCTTGGGTATTACGCCAAACGCCCTTTTTTATCTTCACAGCGTCGGCAGATTGAACGGACGAAAGCCCAGGAGAAAAGCGCCAGGTCACTTTTTTCCGGCTTGACACTGCTCAAAGGTACTGCCCTTAAAGTGGCCCAGCAGCTTAGTCTGGAGACGGGTATGCTGCCCGAAGCGGTGTGCCGAGAATTGTCCCGGGCTTACCACCAGGTGCCGCCCATCAATAAGGCGTTGGTCATAAAAGTGGTTCAAAAGGAATTGGGTGCTGCGCCGGAAGAGTTGTTTGAATCCTTTGATCTGGAGGCGTTTGCTGCGGCCAGTCTCGGTCAGGTCCACCGGGCGACTGCCGGGGATGGACGGCGTTTGGCCGTTAAAATTCAATATCCGGGCATTGCCCATACCATTGAAAATGACATGGCGCTGGTTCGCCAGATGCTGCGCCCGCTGGTGTCGGGGCATCAATTGATGCCGGCCCTTGCGGAAGTTACGGCCCGCCTGAAAGAAGAGGTAGATTATCTTCAGGAAGCTGAGAATATCACTTGTTTTAAAAAACGACTAAACGTGGAGGGCGTTTGCCTGCCTGAAGTCCACAGGGATCTGACGACTCGGTCGGTATTGAGTTTGACCCGTCTGCCGGGTGTGCCGCTGGACGTCTGGCTGTCCGGCAGTCCAACCCAAAAGGCCAGGCAGATTGTGGCCCGGCGTCTCAACGACATTTTTCTCACAGCATTGTACCAATGCCGTGTGATCCACGCCGATCCCAATCCGGGTAATTTTATCATTGATGATGATCTGAATGTGGGATTGGTGGATTTTGGCTGCGTCAAACATCTGGGTCCTGAATTTATCGAGCAGTACCGACAACTTGTGATATCGGCTGCCCATGATGATAAATCCAACCACTATCAAGCCATGATGGATATCGGGATGCTGCCGCAAAAGCAGGACGATGAAACAGAATGTGAGATCCGGGCAGTGTCAGATGAGATCTGTAACTGGTTCGGTGCACTCTACCAGTCCGAGTTGTTTGATTTTGAGGCCCGGCCGGAGTTTATGGCCCAGGGCAAAGCCGTAATGCAGCGGTGTCAGCGTCTTCACCGCCACATCAATGTTCACCCCGACTTTATTTTTCTGGAGCGCACCCGCTACGGTCTGTTTCGCCTTTTCGATCAGATGGCGGTAAAGATATCGTTTAGAAATCCCTATGAATGGTAA
- a CDS encoding zinc-ribbon domain-containing protein codes for MTLISCNECGNKVSEKAASCPNCGAPISVSQTVTINPKSKVKVTRPGLKWEAAGFILIAISIFKITAEVIRDKGYIGIVMFLVGLVLFLIGRFK; via the coding sequence ATGACATTAATCTCATGTAATGAATGCGGAAATAAAGTATCTGAAAAAGCTGCATCATGCCCCAATTGTGGGGCGCCTATTTCAGTCAGTCAAACTGTAACCATCAATCCCAAATCTAAGGTCAAAGTAACTAGACCTGGACTTAAATGGGAAGCTGCAGGTTTTATCCTCATTGCTATAAGCATTTTCAAGATTACAGCCGAAGTTATTCGAGACAAGGGTTACATAGGGATTGTCATGTTTTTGGTGGGCCTAGTTCTGTTTCTTATTGGCCGCTTCAAATAG
- a CDS encoding pyridoxamine 5'-phosphate oxidase family protein, with the protein MDTALQIHWPEIMEHFEQSIRSSRFYTFATTTPEGEPHMAPYASLILNDDCTGYYSDAFPNKTSRNLKANPNVCISAVRMGFGFWFKALLSGGFPCWPCIRLYGTVGPSRKAEPGEIDRWRRHMKPYRWMKGYKLLWADIRTVRDIRFQRFEPIQFGRMPIASNNRL; encoded by the coding sequence ATGGACACGGCACTTCAAATCCACTGGCCGGAAATCATGGAGCATTTTGAACAAAGCATTCGATCCAGCCGGTTTTACACCTTTGCCACCACCACCCCGGAAGGGGAACCTCACATGGCACCCTATGCGTCTTTAATTCTCAACGATGATTGTACCGGATACTACAGCGACGCATTTCCGAACAAAACCAGCCGCAACCTAAAGGCAAACCCGAACGTCTGTATCAGCGCCGTCCGCATGGGTTTTGGGTTCTGGTTCAAAGCCCTGCTCTCGGGCGGTTTTCCATGCTGGCCCTGCATCCGGCTTTACGGTACGGTCGGTCCGTCCCGGAAAGCTGAGCCCGGCGAGATTGATCGCTGGCGGCGACACATGAAACCCTATAGATGGATGAAGGGCTACAAACTGCTCTGGGCGGATATCCGGACCGTCCGGGATATTCGGTTCCAACGATTTGAGCCGATTCAATTTGGGCGGATGCCCATCGCATCAAATAATCGACTATAG